caattcttgacagtgaaggaaagaaggttgtggtccgagagcggtagaggggagttagtaaagttgtgcagagagccgggacgggagaaaaccaggtccagattatgcccatcctcatgcgtaggagaattagtaaaccgtgagaggccgaatgaataagttagagaaagaagatgaggcagattgggagaggggatcattgatggggatgttaaagtctcccatgatgagggccgggatgtcacaggatagaaagtgagtaagccaggtggcaaagtggtctagaaactggcaggaggagcctggagggcaatAAACCgtcactcgcaaggagaagggcttaaagagtctgacggcgtggacttcgaaggaaggaaatgtaagtgaggtaaCCGGggaatgacctggaaagcacattgtgatgaaaggagcaaaccaacacctccaccatgtctgttctcaggtctggcggtatgtgaaaatttcagcccaccaaatgagagagcggcagcggcagtggtgtctgaatgctggatccaggtttctgtaatagccagaaggttaagggaattagagaggaataaATCATTAATGTAAGTtattttgttacacacagaccgtgcattccagagagtacAGTGaaaagcgataggagaaggcatgaACTGAATGTTaaaaagattagcagggtttctatatgtagctggaggagagtaatgtatgctggtggagggaggcccagggttgggggacatgtcgcctgcaactagtaaaaggagaaaaaagaaagagcaggtggtgggatgatttgcatgaacgttttgagtgctgcatggaggtatttgatggtttggagtgggtaagaaatgtcagtagagcctcagagttatacatgggagaagggaggggtggatatggagagagtgcacagaatgtgttaaagggcaggtgagttgtgagaaagcagaagtaaaaacaaataagaagaagattgatatgataaatgcataatgtagtatgactgacatGATTGTTtggaaaacttatgcaccttacctgtctcctgctctgtccaactgccattgtctaactgccaagcacttgatcctgttgcacttaatatctgttgcatgCACGACCCCGCGCGCGTGCTATCCCAACCAGACTAAATGtatatgaaatgaaatgactgTTACCATCAGgcaccaaatggccacaatcagcaattagGTGAATGACTGTCACTGTACATAGTTGAGGGATAACACCGGACAATGACTGTTACCATATACAGAGGGGCGGGGGGATAACATCGGAGGACAACTGCTACCTTACACAGGAGAAGAGGGGTGGGAAACACCGGAGGACGACTGTCACTGTATAGAGAAGTGGGGTGGGAGGAGGCACAGGAGTATGACAGTCACTGTACACAGAAAAGGATAACATTAGCACAACTCTCACCATAACACAGGTGGAAtaacagtggaggacaactgtcacCATGCCCAGAGGAAAAGGGGGGGGGTATAACACTAGAGAACAACTTGTCACCATACACAGAGGGGAGGGGGTGTAACACCGGAGGACGACTGTCTCTGTACTCAGTGTATTTTTGTAAtaacatcagaggaggaggaggggaggacGTCCTCATACACGGAGGAGTGTTGGGGGATAACACCAGGGGACGACTGTCACCTTACACGAAGGAGAGAGGTCGATTAACTTCATTAAAATGTGTCTGTTTATGGGTATGTATTAGTAGCCACTTGGGTGTATGTGGCTTTCTTAACCCTTTAAGACATACATTGGGCCGGTACTGATCTCTGTTAACCCTTTTAAGCAACTGCCATATTTCACAGAAAAGGAGATTGAGATGTACCAGGGAGCGGTGAGTAGTATATTGTATGATCGGCGGCCCTGTATCTGTCTGTTGTTGTACTCTGCGGCCCTGTATTGGTCTCCATCCTTAGCAGCCTTGTATCGGTCACCATCCTTGGCGGCCCTGTATCGGTCGCCGTCCTCGAAAAGGCTCACGATGACTGATGAGGCTACATGGCGTGGGTTGGGTCTTGGTGAGATCCGTTGTCAGAGACTTATGGGTGTAAGTTACTTGACTTGAATACCTTTGGGTACAGtctgggtggggaaccttttttctgtcaagggccatttggatatttataccatcctttgggcgCCGTATGAATCAACCCACAAAGTACGACTTGACACTATCTTTCATTGCACGTGCCTCggcgttcagtagtgaacactgctttCCCGTGCTAACAGACCAAGAAGAAACTAAAGGCCCAGTGGccacctgaggttccccacccctggcgtGCAGCTCGGCGGCCGCCTGAGGTTCCCCGACTCTGGTATACAGCCCGATGGCCACCTGAAGTTCCCTGCCCCTGGTGTacagccttaggctggtttcacattagcgttttgaggagctgcggacttcctctgtgaagcccggcCCTCGGCCACACCCCTGCCTCTAGCTCCGcccacttctgcatgcggcctgcgtacctatctttaacattaggtacgcaggtcgtgcagctgtatgcggatgcttccgcatgcgtcgttttgatgatgcggcgATCAGCGTAGGACACAGCTTGTagcattttctttttttctccgcatcgtcaaaacaacgcatgcggaagcatccgcatacagcggcacgacctgcgtacctaatgttaacgataggtacgcaggccgcatgcagaagtaggcggagctagcggcggagggcggggctttacggaggaagtccgcagctcctcaaaacgctaatgtgaaactagccttagctgcTTCTGTCTGGCTAATGACTATATGACAAACTGCTGTGCAACTTTCCAAAGTTGTTTTCTTGCGCTCTCTGCTGTCTCCCAGTGGTCAGCATCAGGTACTGAAGCTGATGTCATGTTCAGAGTATGACTCGTGGGATGCCTCGTGCATGTGGCGGTATTACTGACACATGGTGGATTCCAGAGATCGTGATCCTAGACATAATGCTCCAATAGTTCCCTCCTGTAGGGCTCGTGACGCCATACTGACCTCTGCGTGCACAAGAACAGTGACCAGTGCACCTCCGTTAACTCATTGTTTGGACCTCTGCAGGCTCAGTATGAAAATCCCCCCCACATCTACGCTCTGGCAGACACAATGTACCGGAACATGCTGATCGATGGCGAGAACCAGTGCGTGATCATCAGGTGCGGACATCAGACCACATCATTATCGGGGCCCACCTGTAGTGGGCCCTTGTACACCACCAGCACCACTACTGAACTCTGTACCCAGCCTGCACCACTAAGGAGCCCCCGTACCCCGCCTGCACCACTACTGCGAGCCTCCATACCCCGCCTGCCCTACTACGGGGCGCCTGCATTCCCCGCTTGCCCCACTACTGGGCGCCTGCGTACCCCGCCTGCTCTACTACTGGGCGCTTGCATACCCCGCTTGCCCCACTACGGGGCACCTCCGTACCTCGCTTGCCCCATTACTAGGTGCCTGCTTACACCGCCTGCCCCACTACTGGGCGGCGGCTTACACCGCCTGCCCCACTAGTGGCTGCCTGCGTACACCGCCTGCCCCACTACTGGGCGCCTGCGTACACCGCCTGCCCCACTACTGGGCGCCTGCGTACACCGCCTGCCCCACTACTGGGCACCTGCGTACACTGCCTGCCCCACTACTGGGCGCCTGCGTACACTGCCTGCCCCACTACTGGGCGCCTCCGTATCCTGCCTGCCCCACTACTGGGCATCTGCGTACCCTGCCTGCCCCACTACTGGGCgtctgtgttaggctggtttcacatttgcattttttggcgctgcgttttagcgcaaaaaaaaacgcatgcgtttttttccctatatttaacattaaaaacgcatgctttttttgtatgcgttttgccgcgtttgacgacgcatacgtcgtttctatgcttgcgttttgttgcagaaatgcaacatgtagtaatttctagaggcgtttttttgccgcaaaaaaacgtattgctgtctatgtaaacgcatgcgtttttaagcaaatgcgtttggttgcgtttttaaacgcatgcgtttccatagaaaaaaacaagtctacacactgataagccaccccccaccatcaaggtgataaagggatcctaaccctaaccccccaccatcaaggtgataaagggatcctaaaggtaccgtcacacataatgatatcattaacgatatcgttgctttttgtgacgtagcaacgatatctttaacgaaatcgttatgtgtgacagcgaccaacgatcaggcccctgctgggagatcattggtcgctgggttaagtccagcactttattttgtcgctggatctcccgctgacatcgctgaatcggcgtgtgtgacgccgattcagcggtcttcactggtaaccagggtaaatatcaggttactaagcgcagggccgcgcttagtaacccgatgtttaccctggttaccgttgtaaatgtaaaaaaacaaacactacatacttacattcccggtgtctggtcatgtccctcgccttcagcttcccgcactgactggtgagcgccggccagccgtaaagtacagcacagcggtgacgtcaccgcttgactttacggccggcgctcagtcagtgcgggacggctgcggacttcctccgtgaagccccgccctcgaccgctaactccgcctacttctgcatgcggcctgcgtgcctaactttaacattaggtacgcaggtcgtgccgctgtgtgCGGAtgctcgttttgacgatgcggcgaccagcgtagaacgcagcttgtagcaattttttttttctccgcatcgtcaaaatgacgcatgcggaagcatccgcatacagcggcacgacctgcgtacctaatgttaaagctataggccgcatgcagaagtaggcggagctagcggcaaaGGTGCGACCGAGGGCGggacttcacggaggaagtccacagccctccgcagctcctcaaaatgctagtgtgaaactagccttaccccACCTGCCCCACTACTGGGCGCCTCCGTACTTCACCTGCACCAGCCCCCGCGCTCCACCTGCGCCACCTCCCCCCGGCGCTCCACCTGCGCCATCTCCCCTGGACCCTAATGCGCCACTAGCACCAGGGGACATTGTGATTCTGCTGACTTATCTATTTCTTGTTTTCTGCAGCGGGGAGAGCGGAGCCGGTAAAACTGTCGCAGCGAAGTATATAATGGGCTACGTCTCCAAAGTGTCCGGCGGAGGGCCAAGGGTCCAGGTAGTGGAAAAATCCAGTGTCTGGCCATCACTGTAGAGGTGGGGAATGGGCTCCTCTTTATCACTTCTTTTTTCTTACAGCATGTGAAGGACATTATCCTCAAGTCAAACCCATTACTGGAAGCGTTTGGGAATGCCAAGACCGTCCGTAACAACAACTCCAGCAGATTTGTGAGTGTACAGTCACTGTATCTGCCAGGAGCGATGCTCTGCGGGTCTGGTGGTGTAATACTCAGCAGCATAGATCACTATGGCAGGAGCAATGCTCTGCGGGTCTGGTAGTGTAATACTCTGCAGCATAGATCACTATGGTGGGAGTGATGCTCTGATGTCTGGTAGTGTAATCCTCTGCAGCATAGATCACTATtgcaggagcgatgctctgcagtctgGTGTAATACTCTGCAGAATAGATCACTATGGCAGGAGCGATGCTCTGCGGACCTCTGGTGGTGTAATCCTTTGCATCACAGATCACTATggaaggagcgatgctctgcagacctCTGGTGGTGTAATACTCTGCTGAATAGATCACTATGGCAGGAGCGATGCTCTGCGGACCTCTGGTGGTGTAATCCTCTGCATCATAGATCACTATggcaggagcgatgctctgcagacctctggtggtgtaatactctgcagaATAGATCACTATgacaggagcgatgctctgcagacctCTGGTGGTGTAATCCTCTGCAGTATAAATCACTATTGGCAGGAGCGATgctctgccatctggtggtgtaatgctctgcagtctGGTGGTGTAATACTCTGCATTACACTCTTCCCTTTCCTTCCGTCCTCCAGGGTAAGTACTTTGAGATCCAGTTCAGTCGCGGGGGGGAGCCGGATGGGGGGAAGATTTCTAACTTCCTCCTGGAGAAGTCTCGTGTGGTCAGCCAGAATACGGGGGAGAGGAACTTCCACATCTTCTACCAGGTGAGAGCTGCGGCACCCATCCGAGGGGCCAGGTTATACCGTGGACCCCCACAGCTGACATCCCTCTACTTGTCTGCAGCTGTTGGAGGGGGCCAGTGCTGAGGACAGGGAGAACCTGGGGGTCACCGCCCCCGATTATTACTTCTATCTCAACCAGTCTGCGGTCTACAAGGTGGAGGACGTCAGCGACAAGACGGAATTCACAGAGACCATGGTGGGTGGAGAGTGACTGCTACCAGTAGTGGGTGCCACTACCAGCCCCATCATTGTCATCATCCACCCTCACCCCACAGGCGGCCATGGACGTGGTTGGACTCTCCCATGAAGCACAAGCCTCCGTTTTGCAGATTGTCGCAGGGATCCTGCACCTGGGGAATATCAGTTTTCGAGAAAGTGGCAACTATGCCACGGTGGAGAGTGAGGACTGTGAGTGCCGGGAACGGTTTGGGGGACACGTATTGTGGAGTTCATTGATTATGGCTCCGCCCATTAGCCCTTCCCTTATGTCCTGCAGTCCTGGCCTTTCCTGCGTTCCTTCTCGGCATCGACCAATCTCGCTTAAAGGAGAAGTTGACCAGCCGCAAAATGGACAGTAAATGGGGGGGGAAATCTGAGGTGATCGATGTGACCCTCAACGTGGAGCAGGCGTGTTTTTCACGTGACGCCCTCTCCAAAGCCCTGTACACCCGGCTCTTTGACTACCTGGTGGAGGTAAGAAAAGGTGATCAGACCCTCAACAGATATCTCCCCAATCTACTCCCATAACTCGCTGCCATACTGTATCATATATTATGTCGTTGTCCGGCTGCAGAATACATTTGGGGCCAATCGGACGCCACATTTAGTCCTCTTTCTGCCTCCTAGGTGTGTTCTGGCATAGCCGAGTCCTTGTTTCCATGTGTCATGCTTGGTTTGTGGCCACAATTCTTCCACGAACAGTAGATGGATGTAGTTGGtcgctgccagttctgagcttatGGCACTGCTGGCCATTTTTCGATTCCATAGGGAAGGAACATGATGTGATTcttatctgctgcactaagtttcctcggCTTATCACTGCGTCTACAGTCTTCGTCGTTGCCTATTTCTTAGTGTGTCTTTGCCTGGGACATAtgatgatgcagtataactacctgggACAGAAAACAGTCTTCAACAATCTCTCCTTTGTAGTAGAGCTTGGCTGCTCCTCACCCAGTGCTACAATGTTTTccccacctgcctaaaacttttgcacagtgtgTGCGTATGTATtatacactgtactatatatggattATATCCTGCCTCGTCTCTTTCAGGCCGTCAATAAAGCCATGCGGAAGGATGTTGAGGAATATAACATCGGGGTTCTAGATATTTATGGGTTCGAGATATTCCAGGTATGGGGGCACCTAGTCCTTGTGTATATGGGGTATTGGGGGCTTCAGCTCTGTATAAGGGGCTTTTGGCATCACTCAGGGGGAGCTGTTTGGCAGTCATGTCGGTATTTACAAGGGGTGATGGACGCAGGTATTTTACTTTTTCTCTCTTCCTCAGAAAAACGGCTTTGAACAATTCTGTATTAATTTTGTGAATGAGAAACTTCAGCAAATCTTCATTGAGCTGACACTGAAGGCGGAGCAGGTGAGGGGTCCGTCTGGGGAAGCCATCCCGCTGGTAGGGTCCTCCTGAGCCACTTCTCTTTTCTTCCAGGAAGAGTATGTGCAAGAGGGGATCCGCTGGAATCCAATCGAATATTTTAACAACAAGATTGTGTGTGATCTGATCGAGAACAAACTGGTGAGTCCCGCGGCTCCTGGTCCTAGGGGTAATATGTCCACCAGGACCTTAGGTGTGAGGCTGAAACATGACCTGCTGGTTCTGGGGGACACTGGTTTACCGTCTGTTTCCCCAGAGTCCTCCGGGAATTATGAGCATTTTGGACGACGTCTGTGCCACGATGCATGCAAAGGGCGAGGGTGCCGACCAGACACTGCTGCAGAAGCTCCAGGCAGCTATTGGGAGCCATGAGCACTTTAACAGCTGGAATAAAGGATTTATTGTCCATCACTATGCTGGGAAGGTGAGGAGCCACATGTTGGATGTGAGACCATCGTATACAGACCTAGGTGTCATTGGTTGGAGAGCACTCAGCATTGTAAACTGGTCTATGGCCCCAACTTTGGTTGCAGGCATGCACTGAGTAAATGGGAAAATACCCTATATGATTAACCCTTGTGTGATCATTCCTGCTCAGGTCTCCTACACGGCAGAAGGATTTTGTGAGCGGAACAGAGACGTGTTATTCACCGACCTCATAGAACTGATGcaaagcagtgagatgtgagtggcaGTTGCCAGCCCGCACTAGTCCCCGCCATATCCACAGTTTGATTACGGATAATCTCATCGTGTTTTGTGTCGTTTAGATCTTTTATCAAAGATTGCTTCCCTGAAAATCTCAATGCTGATAAGAAAGGACGCCCGACCACAGCCAGTAGCAAGATAAAGGTGATCTCTTCATTACGCCATGAGGCTGGGTCCCCCGTAATTAAGTGTCCTAGAAGCCCAGCCCCTCTCCTCTGTCTATGGAAATCACATGGGATCCTTGTTGTTTCTTGGGGTCTCTAAATTTACATGTTTCTTTGTGTAGGGCTTCGTGAATTTTGGTCAGGGTCTCAGGGCATGGCTCTGTGCTTCTTGGTTGGCATTTCTGTGTAAGGCTCTGTGATTTTTGGTCAGGGTCTCGGGCCACGGTTCTGTGTTTCTTGGTTGGCATCTCTGTGTAAGGCTCTGTGATTTTTGGTCAGGATTTCGGGGCACTGCTCTGTGTTTCTTGGTTGGTGTCTCCGTGGAAGGCTCTGTGATTCTTGGTCAGGGTCTCTGGGCATGGCTCCATGTTTTGTGGTTGGCGTTTCTCTGTAAGGCTCCGTGTTGGTTGGAGTCTTTGTGTAAGACTCAAGTGTTTTTTGGTTTGGGTCGCTGTGTAAGAATTTGTGTTTTCTGGTAGGGGTCACTGTGTTTTTCTTTGGGATCTCTGTAAAAGGCTCCATGATTTTTGGCTGGGTTTCTGTGACTGACCCCGTACCTGTTTCTTGGTTTGGGTATCTGTAAAAGGCTCCATGATTCTTAGCCAGGATCTTTGTGTAAGGTTCTGTGATTCTTGGCCGAGGTCTCTTTGTATGGTTTCTTGATTCTTTGTTGGGGTCTCTGTGTAAAGATCTGTGGTATTTGTTAGGGGACTTCATGTTTCTTGGTCGAGGTCTCTGTAAAAAGCTCCGTGATTCTTGGCCGGGGTTTCTGTGAACGGCTCCATGATTATTGGTTGGAATCTCTATGTAAGGCTTTGTTTCTTGGTCAAGGTCTCTTGGAAAGGCTCCTTGTTTTTTGGTTGAAGTCTCTGTGTGAGGGTTTGGGTCTCTTTGTAAGActcagtgtttctttttttttaaatcaaatagtttttattgaaaAAATCCAAATTATAAAACAGTTCAATACAAGTACCAGAATGATACAGATTTTCCAGTTCAGTTTTTTCATTAACAGCCTTAATCAGTATCCCATGACCCACCTCTTCCCCTACCCCACACCCATACCCCAACCAAATAAACTTTATTTTCAACAATGTACCTCACAGCTTAGCACGTTTGTACATAACTTTACATTACCTCACTTTACAAAATAAAATTGTTTCAAAAGCAATTAGGCGGCACCCATCCTATTCTGCAGTAGTTCAACAGAAGCCACACCCGGATAGTCCATCCATCCACCCTACACATTTTCAAATTGCGTATATTGACCtctcttaatatatatatatatatatatatatatatatatataatttctttcCATTAAGATAAAGTTTATTCTGTTCACAAAATTTAACTGGCAGTTTTTCATCCAGCCAATGCACCGCAGTAAATTTCCTAGCAGCATATAAAAACCTGGCTATAGCCAGCCTCCCCCATTCATCCATAGCAATATCTTCCATACATCCCAGTACGAAAGTCAGCAGAGTACGCGGAATATTCACCCCCATCACCTCCTGATTCAAGTTAAGTATGTTCACCCAGAAAGGCTGAAGGCGAGGACACAACCACATCATATGTAAAAGATCGCCCCTCCCCATCAGAACATCTTAGGCATTTTGAGTCCCCTCTCAGTCCGACCTTCATCATCCACACTAGAGTCTGTACAGACTGCGGAGACCCGTGTGGCGTAAATAGTGCCTTCCCCCCTACCACCAATCCCGAATAGATAACACGAACAGGCTTAGATGGGTTGAtctagtcggtcacagtttattaatttgataagcggggaggggcaaattacatttcgCAACGGGCTCACAGCCGTGGGCCCAGTCTGCGACCGACAGGCGGCCAGCCAGTGAGCGGCATTAAGGttcaagtttaaccccttagcgaccgccgataagccttttaacggcggccgctaagggtacttaaaccacagcgccgttaacggcgctgtggaaaaagtgaatagcgccccccagagtcggattttctccccggcagccgagaccccagagaacatgattcggggggttttttactaaccccgcatttgcgatcgccggtaattaaccgtttaccggcgatcgcaaaaaaaaacaaaaacgcaatctctttttaatttctctgtcctccgatgtgatcgcacatcagaggacagagaaagggggtcccagataaccccccgatactcacctatcttccccgatgctcctcgtggctcccggtgggcgccgccatcttcaaaatgccggccggccccgggagaatctttggggtctcggctgctgggg
This region of Ranitomeya imitator isolate aRanImi1 chromosome 1, aRanImi1.pri, whole genome shotgun sequence genomic DNA includes:
- the LOC138681226 gene encoding unconventional myosin-Ie-like isoform X4, producing the protein MGSKERYHWQTQNVRQSGVDDMVLLSKISEEAIVDNLKKRYMDDFIFTYIGPVLISVNPFKQLPYFTEKEIEMYQGAAQYENPPHIYALADTMYRNMLIDGENQCVIISGESGAGKTVAAKYIMGYVSKVSGGGPRVQHVKDIILKSNPLLEAFGNAKTVRNNNSSRFGKYFEIQFSRGGEPDGGKISNFLLEKSRVVSQNTGERNFHIFYQLLEGASAEDRENLGVTAPDYYFYLNQSAVYKVEDVSDKTEFTETMAAMDVVGLSHEAQASVLQIVAGILHLGNISFRESGNYATVESEDFLAFPAFLLGIDQSRLKEKLTSRKMDSKWGGKSEVIDVTLNVEQACFSRDALSKALYTRLFDYLVEAVNKAMRKDVEEYNIGVLDIYGFEIFQKNGFEQFCINFVNEKLQQIFIELTLKAEQEEYVQEGIRWNPIEYFNNKIVCDLIENKLSPPGIMSILDDVCATMHAKGEGADQTLLQKLQAAIGSHEHFNSWNKGFIVHHYAGKVSYTAEGFCERNRDVLFTDLIELMQSSEISFIKDCFPENLNADKKGRPTTASSKIKLFLLEEMRERKYDSFARVIQKAWRKHTAVRKYIRMREEASSIVLNKKERRRNSINRNFVGDYIGMDGLPELRQFVGRRERIDFADTVVKFDRRFKSLKRDLVLTPKFLYLIGREKVKQGPEKGQIKEVLKRKIELKDILSVSLSQLQDDFLVIHEAQYDSVLESVFKTEFLSLLYKRYEERTQKKLQLRFSNQLEFKVKKEGWTPWGAAGSRQLQFQPGMGDMAVLKASGKAMVVSIGPGLPANSRPTRKDNRKSQYFDGRGRATGCEAPSSNGGNKKSRSRLTQRMSFTSRQSSMDQPSLPRQGASPRAKAPPANIDLGFMNVPDEGVAGVCRRLSKEVKPVPGGGRAKPAPKPKPQPQLPRCRALYAYDAQDTDELSFNANDVLDIVREDPSGWWQGRIRGREGLFPGNYVDKI